A genome region from Anopheles stephensi strain Indian chromosome 2, UCI_ANSTEP_V1.0, whole genome shotgun sequence includes the following:
- the LOC118502596 gene encoding uncharacterized protein LOC118502596 isoform X2, whose amino-acid sequence MQQNSELLSGRAKTTTTPVDLATMKRRSLSGNCGVGVFVIALVTILVAFATPSWLVSDYRITGAKLDRLGLWTHCFRSLPDVNDDYQRRFFVGCRWVYDPFTTGYDEIRGFLIPPFMIATQFFYTLCAIGIILAMVLVLLYFLCAGPDQKFFVKLIKAISYITLAASISGSIGVIVFACFGNKDKWMPEHANNWFGWSFILACIGVVACAVSSSLFFTEAHVQARKRRQLKESQTQFQMDSESKA is encoded by the exons ATGCAACAGAATTCGGAGCTTCTATCTGGGCGTGCCaagaccaccaccacaccagt TGATTTAGCCACCATGAAGCGTCGGTCGCTGTCGGGCAATTGTGGCGTTGGAGTGTTCGTGATCGCACTGGTGACGATACTGGTCGCGTTTGCCACACCGAGCTGGCTGGTGAGCGACTATCGCATCACCGGTGCCAAGCTCGATCGGCTCGGCCTGTGGACACACTGTTTCCGGTCGCTGCCAGACGTGAACGATGACTATCAGCGCCgctttttcgttggttgccGCTGGGTGTACGACCCGTTCACGACCGGATACGACGAGATCCGCGGATTTCTCATCCCAC CTTTCATGATTGCCACACAGTTCTTCTACACGCTCTGTGCCATAGGCATAATACTGgcgatggtgctggtgcttcTGTACTTCCTGTGTGCCGGTCCAGATCAAAAGTTCTTTGTCAAACTCATCAAG GCAATCAGTTACATTACGCTGGCGGCATCTATCAGCGGCAGCATCGGTGTGATCGTGTTCGCCTGCTTCGGCAACAAGGACAAATGGATGCCGGAGCATGCGAACAATTGGTTCGGCTGGTCGTTCATACTGGCCTGCATCGGTGTCGTTGCGTGTGCCGTGTCATCCTCACTGTTCTTTACCGAGGCGCACGTGCAGGCACGAAAACGGCGACAGCTGAAGGAATCACAAACCCAGTTCCAGATGGACAGTGAATCGAAAGCATAA
- the LOC118502596 gene encoding uncharacterized protein LOC118502596 isoform X1: MVPPNVSDRSGVQGYKDRARLHTVTQELNSSESNCRFAGGKGVKQPTQERLAFNTHPFDLATMKRRSLSGNCGVGVFVIALVTILVAFATPSWLVSDYRITGAKLDRLGLWTHCFRSLPDVNDDYQRRFFVGCRWVYDPFTTGYDEIRGFLIPPFMIATQFFYTLCAIGIILAMVLVLLYFLCAGPDQKFFVKLIKAISYITLAASISGSIGVIVFACFGNKDKWMPEHANNWFGWSFILACIGVVACAVSSSLFFTEAHVQARKRRQLKESQTQFQMDSESKA, from the exons ATG GTGCCGCCCAATGTAAGCGACAGAAGCGGTGTTCAAGGATATAAAGATCGCGCGCGCTTACACACAGTGACACAAGAGCTTAACAGCAGCGAGTCAAACTGCCGGTTTGCTGGTGGAAAAGGTGTAAAACAACCGACACAAGAGCGACTTGCATTCAATACCCATCCATT TGATTTAGCCACCATGAAGCGTCGGTCGCTGTCGGGCAATTGTGGCGTTGGAGTGTTCGTGATCGCACTGGTGACGATACTGGTCGCGTTTGCCACACCGAGCTGGCTGGTGAGCGACTATCGCATCACCGGTGCCAAGCTCGATCGGCTCGGCCTGTGGACACACTGTTTCCGGTCGCTGCCAGACGTGAACGATGACTATCAGCGCCgctttttcgttggttgccGCTGGGTGTACGACCCGTTCACGACCGGATACGACGAGATCCGCGGATTTCTCATCCCAC CTTTCATGATTGCCACACAGTTCTTCTACACGCTCTGTGCCATAGGCATAATACTGgcgatggtgctggtgcttcTGTACTTCCTGTGTGCCGGTCCAGATCAAAAGTTCTTTGTCAAACTCATCAAG GCAATCAGTTACATTACGCTGGCGGCATCTATCAGCGGCAGCATCGGTGTGATCGTGTTCGCCTGCTTCGGCAACAAGGACAAATGGATGCCGGAGCATGCGAACAATTGGTTCGGCTGGTCGTTCATACTGGCCTGCATCGGTGTCGTTGCGTGTGCCGTGTCATCCTCACTGTTCTTTACCGAGGCGCACGTGCAGGCACGAAAACGGCGACAGCTGAAGGAATCACAAACCCAGTTCCAGATGGACAGTGAATCGAAAGCATAA
- the LOC118502599 gene encoding developmental and secondary metabolism regulator VEL1-like → MKQNSAKPTTTDPSKGTRPSMQRGHHQQTPAMSHQQQMQPGPVTYHQQQQPAYPSSPQQHQQQPGCVVLPTATTMPYHKPQHTYMMPQQSGHQLVNAGTAEAPIYVGGSVMGQQTAQQALPPAGFATAAQQQQQPRYLQTVPHQPSMSQQVQRPTFQPSVTDFVASGGAGPAVGFSGAHQPYKHHQHQAQPMQSYQEAPTTSYPVHVQSSLHPEGPTTTEAQYFFDANCTMPVVQQQNPATLTGCRNPKCTSCKSFKRN, encoded by the exons ATGAAACAAAATTCCGCTAAGCCTACGACGACAGATCCATCGAAGG GGACTCGGCCATCGATGCAACGTGGACATCACCAGCAGACACCGGCCATGAgtcaccagcagcagatgcAACCGGGTCCGGTAACGtaccaccaacagcagcaaccagccTATCCCTCGTCACCacaacagcaccaacaacagccAGGATGTGTAGTACTACCAACAGCTACAACGATGCCCTATCACAAACCACAACACACTTACATGATGCCCCAGCAATCAGGACATCAGCTGGTGAATGCAGGAACCGCTGAAGCTCCCATCTATGTCGGTGGCTCGGTCATGGGTCAGCAAACAGCTCAACAAGCCTTGCCGCCGGCCGGCTTTGCGACTGCggcccaacaacaacaacaaccaagaTATCTGCAAACCGTGCCACATCAGCCATCAATGTCGCAGCAGGTACAACGGCCAACTTTCCAACCATCCGTGACGGACTTTGTGGCTAGTGGTGGTGCAGGTCCTGCCGTTGGTTTTTCCGGTGCACATCAACCGtacaaacaccaccaacaccaagcaCAGCCGATGCAATCCTATCAAGAAGCACCGACCACTTCCTACCCAGTGCACGTCCAGTCGTCCCTACACCCGGAAggaccgacgacgacggaagCTCAGTATTTCTTCG ACGCTAACTGCACGATGCCGGTCGTACAGCAGCAAAACCCGGCGACGTTAACCGGATGCAGAAACCCAAAGTGTACAAGCTGTAAATCCTTTAAGCGCAactag
- the LOC118502601 gene encoding uncharacterized protein LOC118502601, producing MSSTVEKNEYPKASNALVLGAVLSYVAAVFLLMSFCSPYWIVSYPESFSSFKNMGLWEYCFRDFTYPYYQFPKQFNGCHHIFSEEYYVIREYLLPGWLMVVQGFVTISFLFTFGSLIIMACEIVRWPLKFVLRYEWLLSSISFAGIASSSFFMFLAVAIFGGNAYRRDWLMYPKFNVLSWSYELAVVSFMILALAALLLYKESRKSYEMRREAKNLVMQMQMHEPGYHPSHHTSRSLHSGGYI from the exons ATGTCTTCGACGGTGGAAAAGAACGAGTACCCGAAAGCATCCA ATGCACTGGTGCTGGGTGCAGTGTTGTCGTACGTCGCGGCCGTATTTCTGCTAATGAGCTTCTGCTCACCGTACTGGATCGTATCGTACCCGGAGTCGTTCAGCAGCTTCAAAAACATGGGCCTGTGGGAGTACTGCTTCCGTGACTTTACCTACCCGTACTACCAATTCCCCAAGCAGTTCAACGGTTGTCATCATATTTTCAGCGAG GAGTACTACGTCATCAGGGAGTACCTGCTGCCGGGATGGTTAATGGTGGTGCAAGGATTCGTCACCATTTCCTTTCTGTTCACGTTCGGGTCGCTGATTATCATGGCATGCGAGATCGTCAGGTGGCCACTGAAGTTTGTGCTGCGCTACGAATGGTTGCTAAGCAGCATTTCGTTCGCCGGGATAGCATCCTCAT CTTTCTTCATGTTCTTAGCAGTGGCCATCTTTGGAGGAAATGCATATCGGCGCGATTGGCTCATGTACCCAAAGTTCAACGTGCTTTCGTGGTCGTACGAGCTGGCCGTCGTTTCGTTTATGATTCTCGCTTTGGCCGCTCTGCTCCTGTACAAGGAATCGCGCAAATCGTACGAAATGCGTCGCGAGGCAAAGAATTTGGTCATGCAGATGCAAATGCACGAACCGGGCTACCATCCATCGCACCATACTAGCCGAAGTCTGCACAGCGGTGGTTATATCTAA
- the LOC118502596 gene encoding uncharacterized protein LOC118502596 isoform X3, with translation MKRRSLSGNCGVGVFVIALVTILVAFATPSWLVSDYRITGAKLDRLGLWTHCFRSLPDVNDDYQRRFFVGCRWVYDPFTTGYDEIRGFLIPPFMIATQFFYTLCAIGIILAMVLVLLYFLCAGPDQKFFVKLIKAISYITLAASISGSIGVIVFACFGNKDKWMPEHANNWFGWSFILACIGVVACAVSSSLFFTEAHVQARKRRQLKESQTQFQMDSESKA, from the exons ATGAAGCGTCGGTCGCTGTCGGGCAATTGTGGCGTTGGAGTGTTCGTGATCGCACTGGTGACGATACTGGTCGCGTTTGCCACACCGAGCTGGCTGGTGAGCGACTATCGCATCACCGGTGCCAAGCTCGATCGGCTCGGCCTGTGGACACACTGTTTCCGGTCGCTGCCAGACGTGAACGATGACTATCAGCGCCgctttttcgttggttgccGCTGGGTGTACGACCCGTTCACGACCGGATACGACGAGATCCGCGGATTTCTCATCCCAC CTTTCATGATTGCCACACAGTTCTTCTACACGCTCTGTGCCATAGGCATAATACTGgcgatggtgctggtgcttcTGTACTTCCTGTGTGCCGGTCCAGATCAAAAGTTCTTTGTCAAACTCATCAAG GCAATCAGTTACATTACGCTGGCGGCATCTATCAGCGGCAGCATCGGTGTGATCGTGTTCGCCTGCTTCGGCAACAAGGACAAATGGATGCCGGAGCATGCGAACAATTGGTTCGGCTGGTCGTTCATACTGGCCTGCATCGGTGTCGTTGCGTGTGCCGTGTCATCCTCACTGTTCTTTACCGAGGCGCACGTGCAGGCACGAAAACGGCGACAGCTGAAGGAATCACAAACCCAGTTCCAGATGGACAGTGAATCGAAAGCATAA
- the LOC118502595 gene encoding protein ANTAGONIST OF LIKE HETEROCHROMATIN PROTEIN 1-like: protein MDPGHKRQMVENLFLTFATKQAELFKQYDANRKKRSKIFLQRLRYQLKRNGESHRKEWSSRLESELLDSIPTRKIWKLSRNDRWFRELFQHENNDQELLHHFRMDRSMFDTLVAMLCQDLAPHPLLAAQSCSTEKKVGIGLYKLTTGADYATIGNLFGVHKATVKNCVHQFCKSMVKNYMDTEIYLPDQEEMGEISKAFEDRSDIPMIIGAMGRLHVPITPSLADSKNYINARKWPSLILQAVVDNNHCFRHITCGHVGATEDSVVLGDSGLYQHFDGAELPTQSINGTTVKSFVVSESAYPLLPWLQHGYVTPQTTEEETFNEHLNKARICVDEAFEKLRVRFRILQRKIDIDINFVPQILLTCCILHNILEKNQTPYLDEWKEALLELRGKYPQPDGAASTKYTTTVEGESLRDVLKEHLQSKYVLYRTIEYNQVYFINEGTN from the exons ATGGATCCAGGTCATAAACGGCAGATGGTGGAGAATCTGTTCCTAACGTTCGCGACCAAGCAGGCGGAGCTGTTCAAACAGTACGATGCGAACCGCAAGAAGCGTTCCAAGATTTTTCTCCAGCGCCTACGCTACCAGCTGAAGCGAAACGGCGAGTCCCATCGGAAGGAATGGAGCAGCAGGCTGGAGTCGGAACTGCTGGACAGTATACCGACGCGCAAGATCTGGAAGCTGAGCCGGAACGATCGGTGGTTCCGGGAGCTGTTCCAGCACGAAAACAATGATCAGGAGTTGCTGCACCATTTCCGGATGGATCGCAGCATGTTCGATACGCTGGTGGCCATGCTGTGCCAAGATTTGGCACCGCATCCACTGCTGGCGGCCCAGTCCTGCAGCACGGAGAAAAAGGTTGGGATCGGATTGTACAAGCTCACGACCGGCGCTGATTATGCTACGATCGGGAACCTGTTTGGTGTGCACAAAGCGACGGTAAAGAACTGTGTTCACCAGTTCTGTAAATCGATGGTGAAGAACTACATGGATACCGAAATCTATTTGCCCGACCAAGAAGAAATGGGTGAAATAAGCAAGGCTTTCGAGGATCGAAGCGACATTCCGATGATAATTGGTGCGATGGGTCGGTTGCACGTCCCGATTACGCCTTCGCTGGCCGATTCGAAGAATTACATCAACGCCAGAAAATGGCCTTCTTTGATCTTGCAGGCGGTTGTGGATAACAACCACTG tTTTAGACACATTACATGCGGCCATGTCGGTGCGACCGAGGACAGTGTCGTACTGGGTGATTCCGGACTGTATCAACACTTTGATGGGGCCGAATTG CCCACACAAAGCATCAATGGAACGACGGTGAAGTCGTTCGTCGTGTCGGAATCGGCGTACCCGCTGCTTCCCTGGCTGCAGCACGGCTATGTGACACCGCAAACGACGGAGGAGGAAACATTCAACGAGCATCTAAACAAAGCGCGCATTTGCGTGGACGAAGCGTTCGAGAAGTTGCGCGTACGGTTCCGGATACTGCAGCGCAAGATTGACATCGACATCAACTTTGTGCCGCAGATCCTGCTGACGTGCTGCATTCTGCACAACATTCTCGAAAAGAACCAAACTCCCTATCTTGATGAGTGGAAGGAAGCGCTGCTAGAGTTGCGAGGAAAGTATCCGCAGCCGGACGGTGCCGCCAGCACGAAGTACACGACAACCGTCGAGGGCGAATCTTTGCGGGATGTGCTGAAGGAACATCTGCAGTCGAAGTATGTGCTGTACCGGACGATTGAATACAATCAGGTGTACTTCATCAACGAAGGAACAAACTAA
- the LOC118502600 gene encoding uncharacterized protein LOC118502600, producing MARRNVWSGEETMELLEIIKEHNFMYLFATASRGQKEYDVYRMIEEEMQKNGFNGKDAGQIYHKWKNLKRAFYQSKKQNKGRAICEFAEELADILERPCALKRREPDPPVEPVEGEPAPVKKRNNAQIKTIRSQIVTKLAKAQSDNSEEFAKKWNDLNDYEFKLYKRKEKEQTVIVNRLLEDSKTSLMTRCRDILAGRAMLIKEIEDGDDEDDEEDDEDHLNVIEIVTTDVEIAPGEEATVKDFQMQSGSSELIEFI from the exons atggCTCGTCGAAATGTGTGGAGCGGCGAGGAAACGATGGAGCTGCTCGAGATAATAAAGGAGCATAACTTTATGTACCTGTTTGCGACTGCCAGCCGTGGCCAGAAGGAGTACGATGTGTACCGGATGATCGAGGAAGAGATGCAAAAGAATGGCTTTAACGGGAAGGACGCGGGACAGATCTATCACAAGTGGAAAAATCTCAAGCGAGCGTTCTACCAAtccaagaagcaaaacaaaggcCGTGCGATCTGTGAGTTTGCGGAAGAGTTAGCCGACATACTGGAGAGACCGTGTGCACTGAAGCGCCGTGAACCGG ATCCTCCTGTGGAGCCAGTTGAGGGTGAACCTG CTCCGGTCAAGAAACGCAACAACGCACAGATCAAAACGATCCGCAGTCAGATTGTTACCAAGCTCGCCAAAGCACAGAGCGATAACAGTGAGGAGTTTGCCAAAAAGTGGAACGATCTGAACGATTACGAGTTTAAGCTGTACAAGCGGAAGGAAAAGGAGCAAACGGTCATCGTGAATCGCTTGCTGGAAGATAGCAAGACGTCGCTCATGACCCGGTGCAGAGACATACTGGCTGGGCGGGCAATGCTGATCAAAGAAATCGAGGATGGtgacgatgaggatgacgaGGAAGATGATGAGGATCATTTGAACGTAATTGAAATAGTCACGACGGACGTGGAGATTGCACCGGGCGAAGAGGCAACGGTGAAGGATTTTCAAATGCAATCCGGTTCGTCCGAGCTGATTGAGTTTATTTAA
- the LOC118502602 gene encoding zinc finger protein with KRAB and SCAN domains 2-like, which produces MARRNVWTTEETRELLAIIKELDLMKLFGEERNSKLYQIAENELKQRGFFDKDAFQIEHKWKNLKRTYHKTKRENYLTESCEFYEELDELMAMKPTASSSKAKDASGQPKRPRAVLENFDLLLTKLAKVDRENNEEFFKKQKDLVDYEFDLYTHDERQYTTKVSQMLNRNMNDFCIKAHQILLQEGMVEPVVQSDEALEDVQEEQELAPTEQVMMMEQQQPLVKKEIVKEFYQTWREEEPF; this is translated from the exons ATGGCACGCAGAAATGTGTGGACTACGGAAGAAACGAGGGAGCTGCTGGCCATCATCAAGGAGCTCGATTTAATGAAATTGTTCGGCGAAGAGCGTAACAGCAAACTCTATCAAATAGCGGAAAACGAGCTGAAACAGCGCGGATTTTTCGATAAGGACGCGTTCCAGATCGAACACAAATGGAAGAACCTTAAGCGCACGTATCACAAAACCAAGCGAGAAAACTATCTGACTGAGTCATGCGAGTTTTACGAAGAGCTGGACGAGCTTATGGCCATGAAACCAACTGCATCGAGCAGCAAAGCCAAAG ATGCCAGCGGACAACCGAAACGGCCGAGAGCCGTGTTGGAAAACTTTGACCTGCTGCTAACCAAGCTCGCCAAGGTGGACCGTGAGAACAATGAAGAATTCTTCAAAAAGCAGAAAGATCTCGTCGATTACGAGTTCGATCTGTACACGCACGACGAGCGGCAGTATACGACGAAAGTGTCCCAAATGCTTAACCGCAACATGAACGATTTTTGTATCAAAGCGCACCAGATTCTGCTGCAGGAAGGAATGGTGGAACCGGTCGTCCAAAGCGATGAAGCCCTGGAAGACGTTCAGGAAGAGCAAGAGTTAGCCCCGACCGAGCAGGTCATGATGAtggagcaacagcagccgctCGTGAAGAAGGAGATTGTCAAAGAATTTTACCAAACGTGGCGTGAGGAGGAACCATtttga
- the LOC118502605 gene encoding uncharacterized protein LOC118502605, which yields MGASTRTGKFAVGFTAFAFLFILIAFCSPYWLQTDGELKHPKFTNLGLWELCLKNFQDIHRWYDYPFNGCMWIFEEEYYIIHDYILPGFFIAVQFFFTLCFTLLLMGVIMTLIFLSCSRDNDRYIMLLLTNGTVLLLAALCGLIAVATFGCYGDSRDWMPNWEHNDMGWSFALAVVGTFALFPAGILFIVEARRATYRRLNNIANTEMAAAYTMDERKYHGGHTDI from the exons ATGGGCGCAAGCACGAGAACGGGCAAGTTTGCGGTCGGATTTACGGcgtttgcatttttgtttattctgATCGCGTTCTGCTCACCGTACTGGCTCCAAACCGATGGCGAACTGAAGCACCCAAAGTTTACAAATCTAG GACTTTGGGAGCTGTGCCTGAAGAACTTCCAGGACATTCACCGATGGTATGACTACCCGTTCAATGGCTGCATGTGGATATTCGAGGAGGAGTACTACATCATCCATGACTACATTCTGCCCGGGTTCTTCATTGCGGTGCAGTTCTTCTTCACGCTCTGCTTCACGCTGCTCCTGATGGGCGTGATCATGACGCTCATTTTCTTGAGCTGCTCGCGGGACAACGATCGgtacattatgctgctgctaacGAACGGCACCGTGCTACTGTTGGCGGCGTTGTGCGGTTTAATAGCGGTCGCTACGTTCGGTTGCTACGGTGACAGTCGCGATTGGATGCCCAACTGGGAGCACAACGATATGGGCTGGTCGTTTGCGTTGGCTGTCGTCGGAACGTTTGCTCTGTTCCCGGCCGGCATATTGTTCATCGTTGAGGCTCGGCGTGCCACGTACCGGAGGTTGAACAACATTGCCAACACGGAGATGGCCGCAGCGTACACGATGGACGAGCGCAAATATCACGGTGGACATACCGACATTTAG
- the LOC118502603 gene encoding very-long-chain (3R)-3-hydroxyacyl-CoA dehydratase 2-like, whose product MAQDKQDQPSAAVKAYLALYNTAQFGGWTYIFVQFMQHFFVHGQSLDTLWSRVGPATFFFQMLAILEVVHAMAGIVPSNVSMTFLQVFGRSMIVAAAIEGTPTGQRSPGLPLAVFCWSLTEIFRYSYYVAHLLLPSVPSPLVWIRYTIFIPMYPCGFLGELLCSYWAQSYIRETGKWSVELPNRFNFSFSFYYFMWIMAICYMPLFPQMYLHMFAQRRKVLGRGAGQQKAAKAH is encoded by the exons ATGGCACAGGACAAACAGGACCAACCGTCGGCTGCCGTGAAGGCGTACCTTGCGCTGTACAACACGGCCCAATTTGGCGG CTGGACGTACATTTTCGTGCAGTTCATGCAGCACTTCTTCGTGCACGGCCAGTCGCTCGATACGCTGTGGAGCCGTGTCGGACCGGCGACCTTCTTCTTTCAAATGCTGGCCATACTGGAGGTGGTGCACGCGATGGCCGGTATCGTCCCAAGCAACGTGTCGATGACGTTCCTGCAAGTGTTTGGCCGCTCCATGATCGTAGCGGCTGCGATCGAAGGTACTCCGACCGGGCAACGATCGCCGGGTCTTCCGCTAGCCGTATTCTGCTGGAGCTTGACCGAAATCTTCCGGTACAGCTATTATGTGGCCCATCTGTTGCTTCCGAGCGTGCCATCACCGCTCGTGTGGATCCGGTACACGATTTTCATTCCGATGTACCCGTGCGGATTTCTGGGTGAGCTGCTGTGCAGCTACTGGGCCCAAAGCTACATCCGCGAGACGGGCAAGTGGAGTGTGGAGCTACCCAATCGGTTCAACTTTAGTTTCTCCTTCTATTACTTTATGTGGATTATGGCCATCTGCTATATGCCGCTATTTCCACAAATGTACCTACACATGTTTGCCCAGCGGCGAAAGGTGCTTGGCCGTGGAGCTGGCCAACAGAAAGCGGCTAAAGCACACTAA
- the LOC118502604 gene encoding very-long-chain (3R)-3-hydroxyacyl-CoA dehydratase hpo-8, whose amino-acid sequence MAAKEPSPIVKSYLILYNAAQVLGWCYMLYQLIAYYTIDKGTEQTLWECLGFTVILFQNAALLEIVHAFTRIVPSNPVITTFQVLSRVMVVCGVVMATPTGKVSPGLPLAILAWSVTEIIRYAYYALNLIDAVPGLLIFLRYTTFIVLYPSGVTGELLCFFWAQSHVAKTKQWSIEMPNTYNFTFSYLYFLWAVMLLYIPLFPQLYMHMFAQRKKILGSGSSGAGKQKKN is encoded by the exons ATGGCTGCCAAGGAACCGTCCCCGATCGTGAAATCGTACCTAATTCTTTACAACGCTGCCCAAGTGCTTGG CTGGTGTTATATGCTATATCAGCTGATAGCTTACTACACCATCGACAAAGGCACGGAACAAACGCTCTGGGAGTGTCTCGGATTTACCGTCATTCTGTTCCAGAATGCAGCACTACTTGAA ATTGTTCACGCTTTTACGCGTATCGTGCCCAGCAATCCCGTCATCACCACGTTCCAGGTGCTGTCCCGCGTAATGGTTGTGTGTGGCGTTGTGATGGCAACGCCCACGGGGAAAGTTTCGCCCGGCCTTCCGCTAGCCATCCTGGCCTGGTCGGTGACGGAGATCATCCGATACGCGTACTACGCACTGAATCTGATCGATGCCGTGCCGGGGCTGCTTATCTTTCTGCGCTACACCACCTTCATCGTGCTCTACCCAAGCGGAGTGACCGGTGAGCTGCTGTGCTTTTTCTGGGCCCAGTCGCACGTCGCGAAAACGAAACAGTGGAGCATCGAAATGCCCAACACGTACAACTTTACCTTCTCGTACCTGTACTTCCTGTGGGCAGTGATGCTGCTCTACATCCCACTGTTCCCTCAGCTGTACATGCACATGTTCGCCCAGCGCAAGAAGATCCTCGGATCGGGATCGTCCGGTGCCggcaagcagaagaaaaattgA